Below is a genomic region from Acidobacteriota bacterium.
GCTTTCTCCCCTGGTGGAGCCTGCCCGCCTTCCGATGGCGGAGGCTGGGCCAACCGGCGTTCCGCCTGTGGCTTCTCTGGGCCGTCGTCCCCCTCCTCGTCTGGTCGCTCTTCCCTTCCAAACTGCCCACCTACATCCTCCCGTCCTTTCCGGCGTGGGCCCTGATCGCCGCGTCCCTCCTGAAGGAGGATCCGGCCGGACGATGGTCCCGCCTGCCGTGGGTCGTCATGCCCTTGCTCGCCGGGGGCGCGGCGGCTGGGCTCGCGGCGCTCGGGTTCCGGGAGGCGCCCTCGGGCCTGGGATCCGCCACCCTAGGCCTCTTCGGTCTTTCGGCGGCCTGCGGAATCGCGGGGAGCCTCCTGGGAGCCGCAGGCCGGACCCGTTGGGCCTTCGCGGGCGTGCTCGCGGCCCTGTTCAGCATCCAGGCGGCCGTGCCCCACGCCGCCGTGGACCTCGAGGACCGCATCAAGACCGCGGAGCGCATCGGGGTCACCCTTCGGGACCTTCGGGCGCCCGGGGAGGCCATCCTCGAATACCGCGTGACCCTCTTCTCGATCCCCTTCTACGCGCGGGACAAGGTGGCGGCTTACGACAACAACTTCCTGCGGAAGAAGTTCGTGGCCGACCGGCCCGATCACATCCTGCAGGACCCCGAGCACTTGAGGGAGTATCTGGCCGCCCACCCCCGGCTGTGGGTCGTGGCCGACGGGGACGCCGAGAAGACCCTGCACGACGACGTTCCCGGACTCGTGTTCGTCCTGCGGGAGGGGCGTCACAGCCTCTGGGCCTCGCCCTCCGTCGCCGGGAGGCTGGCCGAGGGCCGCACGGCCCGGTGACCGCCCCTACCTTTTCCGGTGGTCGGGGCCGTCCATGGGGACCGTGAGGCACATTTCGAGCAGCCGGGAGCGGGCGCGGACTCCGATGCGGGACTCGAGGGAGGCCTCTCCGGCGGCGGGCGCGTCGAGGTAGTTGGTGGTGCAGAGGGTGGGGCGCAGTTCGCTGTGGCGCTGGCTCACCAGATAGAGGAGCGTGTCCTGGGCCCAGACCGAATCCCGGCAACCCAGTTCGTCGATGAGGAGTAGGGGCGCCTCCACCAGGGGCGCGAGGATGTCGTACTCCGTCTCCCCCGGCTCCCTGCGCCCGTAGGAGGCCCAGATCTCCCGATAGAGTTCGTTGAGGTCGGCGAACAGGACGGGGATCCCTTTCCTCAGAAGGAGTTCCTGGAGAATGGAGACGGCCAGATGGGTCTTGCCCACGCCGCACGGCCCCATGAAGAGGAGCCCCGACGGCCGGTCCCTCGGGAAGGCGGGAAAATCCTCGGCGTATTTCCGGGCCAGGAGCAGGGCCTTTTCCTGGGAGGCGTTTCGGGGCCGGAAGGTCTCGAAGACGCACGCGTTGCGATAGCGCTGAGGGATGCCGGCCCGGCCCACGAGGCGGGAGATGCGGTCGGCGTTGCGGCACGAGCAGGACGCCGCCACCAGGCGTCCCTTCATCTCCTGGACCACGTAGCCCGTCCCGTGGCAGGAGGGGCAGGCTCTCGGCGTCATGGCGCATTCCTCCGGGGGACGGGGCATCTCCCCTGCCCGGGCGTGGGGGCGAAGGGGAAACGGCGCATCAGGAGCCCTCGCGCTTCTGGATCCCGTACTCCTTCATCTTCCGCCAGAGCGTGACGCGGCTGATGCCCAGCCTCTCGGCGGTGCGGTTGATCTTCCACCCGTTGGCCTCGAGCAATTTGAGGATCAGATCCCGCTCCACCGTCTCCAGCGGAGAGTGAATCTGGTAGAGCAGGGCAGGGGCCTCCTCGGGAGGAGCCGTCGGGAGGGGAAGGTCCCGGCTCCGGATGATGCCGTCCCGGCACCGGATGGCGGCGTGTTCGATGAGGTTTTCGAGCTCGCGGATGTTGCCGGGGAAATCGTACTCGAGCAGGCGCGCGAGAACCTCCTCCTCCACGCCCTCGATGCGCTTCTGGGGCATCTTGGCGGCGATTTTCCGCATGAAGTGGTCCACGAGGAGCGGGATGTCGTCCTTTCTTTCCCTCAGCGCCGGAAGGTGGATGCGGAACACGTTGAGCCGGTAGAAGAGGTCCTGCCGGAACCCGCCCTCCTGCATGGAGACGGCCAGGTCCCTGTTCGTGGCGGCGATCACCCGGGCGTCGATCTTGACGGTTTTCGAGGAGCCAACGCGCTCCATTTCCCCCTCCTGGAGGACCCGGAGCAGTTTCACCTGCGTCGAGGGCGGAATCTCGCCGATCTCGTCCAGGAACAGAGTGCCCCCGTGGGCCATCTCGAACCGGCCCATCTTGTCGGCGACGGCCCCCGTGAAGGCGCCGCGGACATGCCCGAAGAGTTCGCTCTCCAGGACCCCCTCGTTGAGGGCCGCGCAATTCACCTTCACGAAGGAGCGGTTCTTTCTCAGCGAGTGGAAATGGATGGCGCTGGCCACCAGCTCCTTTCCCGTCCCGCTCTCGCCGGTGATCAGGACCGTGGAGTCGGTTTCGGCCACCATGCGAATGAGGTCGAAGACCTCCTGCATGGCCGCGTTGGCGCCCACGATGTTGGAGAAGGAGAAACGCTCCTCCGCCTGTTCCTGCAGCCGGACCACCTGCGTCGTGTCGGTGAAGATCTCCACGCCGCCCACCACCTTGCCCGCGGCGTCCCTCAGGAGGATCACGCTGGTCCGGCAGTTGAGCACCTGCCCGTTCCGGCCCCGGTAGAACATCGAGAGCCCCGAGAGGTCGCTGTCCTGCTGGAGCGCCCGCGTCATGGGGCAGGAGTATTCGCATTCGGAAGAGTGGGTGATGCTCTTGCACCGCTGGTCGAGGGCGTCCCCCTCCTTCACCCCGAGGAGACTTCGGGCCGCCTCGTTGATGAAGACCACCTTCCGCTCCACGTTCGTGACGATGACCCCGTCGTTCATGGCGTCCAGGATGCGCCGAGCGTTGGGATCAGGGATCAGCTTTTCCAAGTTTCCCCCTCACTAGTTCCACGATCCGGGAGGCCTCGTTCCCGTTGCAACGATGGTACGCCGTATCCCCGCGGCAGACAAGGACGTTGGGGCCCTCTCCGCACATGCCCAGACAGGAGACGTACGAGACTTTCACCGATTTGGCGGGGAGATCCCTCACCGCCTGCTTGAGCGCCACGCGGACGCGTTCGGGGTTCCCCCTCTTGGAGCAGGAGTCCCCCTTGCACACCAGCACGTAGATCCGGTCGCGCGGATCCACCTCTTCGCTCATGACCCTACCCCCAGTGCGGCGCGGAGGGCAGCGGCGAAGGCCGCCGAATCCCCGGCCGTCGTGCCGCGCCCGAGGCTGATCCGCAGGACGGTGCCGGCGCACCGCTCCGGTATCCCCATGCGGGCGAGCACCCTCGGCAGGCCCGATCCGCCGCTGTGACAGGCCGAGCCGGTGGCCACGGCCACCCCCTTTTCATCCAGGGCGCGGACGAGGGCCGAGGCGTCCACACCGGGCAGGCTCACGAGGGAGGTGTTCGGGAGGCGCGGGGCATCCTCTCCGAACACGCGCGCGCCGTGGGCCGACCGCAGGCGCTCTTCGAGGGAATCCCGCAGGCGTTCCACGGCGGGCCACCGGGCGAGGCCTTCCGAGGCGAGACGGCAGGCGGTCCCCATGGCAGCGGCCAGAGGCACGGCTTCGGTGGAGGCGCGCCGCCCCCGCTCCTGCCCGCCTCCTGCGAGCATTGGCTCGACAGGCGCCCCGGACCGCACCGCCAGGACTGCGATCCCTTTTGGACCGTAGAACTTGTGGGCCGCCACGACGAGGTAGTCGGGCAGGGCCTGGGCCCACCTCAGGGGTACTTTCCCCGCCGCCTGGACGGCGTCCGTGTGGAAGAGGGCGCCCCACCGCCGGCAGAGGGCGCCCACCGAATCGAGGGGCTGGAGGACGCCGGTCTCATTGTGCGCCTGCATGACCGACACACAGGCCACGTCCGCGCCCATGGACCCTTCCAGGGACTCGAGGTCGAGCACGCCCCGTCCGTCCACGGGAACCTCTTCCACCACCGCGCCAAGGGCCTCGAGGGCGTCCCACTGACCGAGCACGGACGGGTGCTCGACGGCCGAGAGGATCACCCGCCTCCGGCCGGGCCGGCTCCGGGCCGCCGAACGGAGAGCGAGGTGGTTGGCCTCGGTGCCCGAGCTGGTGAAGACCACCTCGTCCGGGCGGCAACCGACCAAGGAGGCCACATCCCCCCGCGCCGCCTCCAGGGCCTCGCGCGCGGCCCGGCCCTCGGTGTAGGGGCTGGAGGGGTTGCCGAAGAGGGAGGCCTGGGTCCGCGACAGAACCTGACCCACCACCGGATCCAATGGGGTCGTGGCGTTGCAGTCCAGGTAGATTCGTCCGTCGGGAAGACGCATCGGTTCAGGCCCCGCGGTCCGTCGGGGCGGTCCGGGAGAGGGTCCCCGGCGCCTCGGACCCTCAGTTGTCCTGGTAGAAGTAGCGGTCGAGAACCTCTTCGATCTTCTGGATGTGGTGCTTCTCCTCGTCGGCCATCTCCAGGAGCGCGTCGCGCGTGGCGGGGATCTTCACGAGCCCCGCGGCTTCGGTGTAAAAGGCGTAAGCCTCTTTCTCGCGCTCCAGGGCCATTCGCAGGATGTCCACGGGCAGAAGGTTCGGATCGATCGTCGGCATGGTCGGTCCCTTTCTCACGAGAGATGGTCCATTGTACAGGCCCTGCCGCGCGGGGGGCAACGCCCCGCCGGTCCCCCGTGCCCGCCCGCGGGCGAGCGGATCAAGGTCCACCCCCACCCGGGCCGGCTCGAAAGAAATCCGCCACGTCCTCCTCCCGCCCCGTCACCCGAAACGGAGGGAGAGACTTCAGGAGGATCCTCCCGTAGGCCTTCGTTCGCAGTCGGACGTCGAAGCACGCCACCACTCCCCGGTCGCGCCTGGACCGGATCAGCCGGCCCGCCCCCTGCTGGAGGAGGATGGCCGCCGTCGGAACCTGGTACTCGAGAAAGGGCTCGCGTCCCTTCCTTCTCAGGTTTTCCACCCGGGCCCGGACCAGCGGGTCCGTGGGCACGGCGAAGGGGAGCTTGTCGAGGATCACCAGGGAGAGGGCTTCCCCCTGCACGTCCACCCCCTGCCAGAAGGACGAGGTCGCCACGAGCACCGCGTCGCCCGCCTCCCTGAAACGGTCCAGGAGCACGCCCTTGGGTTCGTCGCCCTGGACCAGAACCGGATGGTCCAGGTCCTCGAGATCCTCCGCGAGGGCCCGCATGGCCCGAAGGGAGGTGCAGAGGACGAAGGCGCGGCCCCCCGAGTACCCGATCAGGCGCCGCACAGCCCCCTTGAGCTCCCCCGCGAACTCCTCGGAATTGGGCGCCGGAAAGGAGGCCGGGACGTAGAGGAGCCCCTGGCTCTCGAAGTCGAAGGGGCTGGGCAGGCGCAGCTCCTGGCTCTCCTCCGGCAGGCCGAGCCGATCCCGCAGGTACCGGAATTCGCCCCCGACGGTCAGGGTCGCCGAGGTGAGGACCGCAGCGTCCAATCGCGAAAAAAGGTGCCCTCTCAGGATGGGGCCCACCTCGATGGGGCTGGCGCCGAAAGTGACGTTTCGGGGCGTCACCTCCAGCCATCGGACGTGCTCCTCGTCGCCCGTTCGGACCACGAAATCGAGGGCCTCCCGCCAGGCCTCCAGGCGCAGGAGAAGGCCCTCCGCCTCGCCCGACGGATCGGGGACACCGTCGAGGGCGAGGGCCGCCGCGTCCAGGACCGCTCCCAGGCGGGCCAGCATGGAGGCCTCCCGCGGAGACCATTCCCCGGGGCGGACCTCCTCCCTCCTTTCGGGTCCCTCGAAGGCCCCGAAGAAAAGCCGGGCGGCCTGGGCGGCCTCGGCGAGCCGCTGGGAGGCCGCGCCGCTCGGGTCCGAAGCCGCCGCGGGCGCGGCGTCCCGGATCCACTCCTCCAGCATGCGGCGGCTGGCGGCCACCCCGAAAAAGCTGGTGGCCGCGTCCTCGGCCTCGTGGGCCTCGTCCAGGACGAGGTGGCGGTACTCGGGAAGGGCCGCCGTGTCCCACCGGCCCTTGAGGGCGAGATCGGCGAAGAGGAGGTGGTGGTTGGTCACGACGAGTTCGGCGGCTTCCGCCTCGCGCCGGAGGAGAACCACGAAACACTCGGCGTAGAGGGGGCACTTGGAGCCCAGGCAGCGCTCCCCGCGGGCGTTCACGTCGGCCCAGAGGGGGAGATCTTCCGGAATCCCTTCCCATTCCGCCTTGTCGCCCGTCGAGGTTTCCGACGCCCATCGTTTGAAGCGCCCGAAGAGGCGCGCCTCCTTCTGGGACTTCAGAAGGGGCTCCTTCAAAAAGCGCTCGTAATAGTGCCGGCAGAGGTAGTTGGCGCGGCCCTTCACGACCACGGCGCGGACGGCGCGCCCCAGGAGCCGCTCGCAGAGAGGGACGTCCTTCCGCGCGAGCTGTTCCTGCAGGGCCTTGGTCCGGGTGGAGACCACGACGCGCCGGTTCTGGAGGAGGGCGGGCAGAAGGTAGGCCAGGCTCTTGCCCGTACCCGTGCCCGCCTCGGCCAGGAGAACCCCCCCCAGACGTAGGGTCTCGGCCACCGACTCGGCCATCCGGACCTGCCCCGGCCGAAACTCGTAAAAGGTCTCCCGGGAGAGCGGGCCGTCGGGCCCGAGGAGGGTCTTTATGGACGGGCCCGGGGGGGGCCGCCTCACCGCCGACCCGACGCCCAGGCCTCGGCTCGGTCGCGGAACCACCGGGCGATGGAACGTGAGAAGAGCGACCGCGGAGTACGCTCCGGGTGCCACTGGACGCCCAGGACATTCGGCCGCGCGGCGCTTTCGATGGCCTCCACCACGCCGCCGGGCCCCCACGCCGTGGCCTCGAAGCCTTCGGCAAGGAGCCCGATGGCCTGGTGGTGGGAGGAGAGCACCCGCACGTCCCTCGTGCGGTAGAGGGAGTGAATGAGGCTCCCGGGCCGGGTGTGGAGCCGGTGCCGAGGCGAGGGGGCATCGGGGGCCTTCCGGCGGTGCCACCGTTCGGGGTCCTCCAGGTGGCGCACCAGCGAACCCCCCAGGGCCACGTTGAGCGTCTGGCACCCCAGGCAGATGCCCAGCAGGGGCAGGCCCATCCGGACCGCCCTCCAGACGAGGGCGAACTCGAAGGCCGATCGGTCGGGGTGGGAATATCGCTCCTCCGGCGCGGGTTCCGGGTCGCCCCCGTAGAGCGCGGGGGGAATGTCCCCTCCTCCCGTCAGCACCAGACCCGAAAGGCCTTCGAGCGATCCCGCTTCGTCGCCCGGCAGGCTGGGCAGGACGACGGGGTGGAGACCCGCCTCCCGCAGCCACCCGGCATAGGCCCGGTTCAGCACGAGGCGAAGGTCCGAGGGTCCGGCCTCCCAGTCCGCCGTGAGCCCGACACGCCGCATCGCTCCGACTCCCTCCGCCCCGCTACCGGGCGGCTCCTCATTCCCGGACCAGGTTCTCCACCACGGCGGGCACCCCGCCCGGCTTCCAGTTGGCGGCGCCCTGGGCGCGGTACGCCACCCGCCCCTTCTTGTCCAGGACCACCGTCGTGGGAATGGCGGTCACCTCGAGTTCCCCCGCCAGGCCCGCGGAGTCCATGTACACGGGAAAGCCCCCGCCGGCCTCGTCGAGGAACGGACCGACGGGATCGGGGGTCTGATCCAGAGAGATGGCGACCACCCGGTAGCCCCCCCGGTTCGAGGAGTCGCGGGCGTACTGGGCGAATTCGGGGAACTCGGCCCGGCACGGCGGACACCAGGTGGCCCAGAAGTGAAGAACCACCACCTTTCCCTGGACGGCCGCGGGGAGGAGGGGGGGACCGGCGGAGGCGGGCTCGAGGATGGGAACGGTTACCACGGGTCCCCGGTCCGCGGACGCCTCCGCAGGGGCGCCGGGCTTCCCCGAACGCAACACATACACGACGAGAAGCGCGACGGCGAGGCCCACGACGACGAAGAAGGGCTTGAGAGACCCCTGGGCGGGCTGGGTTGCGGCCATTCCGGACCTCCTTGGACGGCGATTCTAAAGTCCCTGCCTCATCGAGGCAAGCCCTGGGCGGCTTTTTGACGGGCGAATCGATGAGAAACAGGACCTTTTCCCGAATCTTGCCCCATCGTCCCCCCCTTCCCGCCCCATGCTCCATGGAGGACGCCGGATTCGGCCGCATCCCTTCGGCCCTTTACCCCTTGCACGCCACTGGATTATGATTGTGGGCCAAGAGAGGGGCATGACCATGGCCGTGACGCGGTTGAGGGATCTGGACTGGATCACGATCAAGTACAAGGACATCGTCGCGCTGATCGCCATCCTGGTCCTGCTCGTGATCGTCGGGGGAGGCGGATTCCTGTTCATGCGCTGGCGCGGGAACCCTCAAGTGCAGGCCGAGCGGGCCATCAGCAGGGCTCAGAAGCTCGTGGACGGCCTCGACAACCCCGGCCTCGATCCGGCCCTGAGGCCCACCGTCAACCAGTCCCGGACCATGCTCGCCCAGAGCCGCGCGGAGTACGGGGCCGGCCGCTACCCCAAGGCCCGCCAGATCGCCACCGACGTGATCGAGACCCTGAAGGACCTCCAGGGCACCTCCCCCGCCTCCCAGAAGTTCGCGACCCTCGTGGACATGGAGGGGAGCGTGGAAATCAAGCGCACGGGTCAGCACCTTTTTTCCGGCGCGAAGGAGCAGATGATCCTGGAGGACGGCGACATCGTCCGGACGAGCCAGGGCAGTTACGCCAAGATCAAGTACCACAACGGGCAGTTCCAGATCATCGCCCCCGACTCCCTGGTGGTCATCCAGGCCCTGTCCTCCTCCCCGGACGGCGCCAGCCGCGTGGAAGTCGCCCTCAAGCAGGGCTTCGTCGAAACGCAGACTCCGGAGACCATGACGCCCCGCGACGAGAGCATCATCGCCACGGATTCCACCCGGGTCCGCCCGGCTCCGGCCTCCCGCGTGGCGGTGGCCCAGCTGCCCACGGGGGACGTGGCCACGTCGATCTTCAGCGGGTCATCGCAGATCGAGGCGGGAGGCAGGTCCCAGCGCGTGGACGCCGGGCTCACCGGCGTGTCGGTCCTCACCACCGCCTCGGGCGCGGCCACCACCGAAGCCCTGGTCGCCCCGCCCGTGGCCGAATACCCGAAGGACCAGCAGATCCTGCGGGTGGAGGACCCCGCCCGCACGCCCCTGACCTTCCAGTGGAAGGGCGGGAGCGGCGGACCCGTTCGGTTCCAGATCTCCGCCCGCCCTCTCTTTTCCTCCCTCCTGACTCCCGAACAGGTGATCCGGGAGAACCGCCTCACCGTCGAAGGGCTCCCGGCGGGGACCTACTTCTGGCGAGTGAAGTCCGAGGGAGAGGCCTCCAAGACCTACTGGTCCCCGATCTACCGCTTCCGCCTCCTTCAAATCTACCAGAGGCCGAAGATCCAACGGGACCTCAAGCTGATCGTCGACGCGACGGCCATCGGAGACGGGGTCATCCTGCAGGGCTCCACCGATCCGGGCGTCTCGGTCTCGGTGAACGACCTGGAGATCCCCGTCAACGCCGACGGCTCCTTCAGCAAGATCTTCCTCTTCTCGGACGTGGGCACCCAGTCGGTCCAGGTCCGCGCCTTCGACGACGAAGGCAACGAGAAGTTCTGGCGCAAGCAGTTCCAGTCCGTGGCCTACTGAAGAGGACCATGCCTCCCCGCACCCCCCTCGGCCTGCGCAACGAGGCGCTCGAGAAGGCCTACCGCCTGAAGTCGGAGCAACTGCGCCTCCTGGCGGAGGTGGTGAGGACCGCCAACTCCATGCTGGAGCCCGAGGCCCTCATCTCCTACATTATGGAGCGCATCCAGCTCCTGGTCCGCTCCGAGGCGTGGAGCCTGCTCCTGGTGGACGAGACGGGAGAGCACCTCGTCTTCAAGGAGGCCCTCGGCGCGAAGGCCCAGGGGCTCAAGGAGCTGAAGGTCCGCGTGGGGGAGGGCATCGCCGGGGAAGTGGCCGCCACTGGACGGCCCATACTCCTGAACGACGTGAAGGCCAGCCCCCTCTTCAATCCGGAGCTGGACAAGCTCACGGGGTTCACGACCCGCTCCGTCCTCTGCGTCCCGCTCCGGAGCCGCGGACGCACCCTCGGCGTTCTCGAGGTGATGAACAAGGCCGGCGGCCAGAGCTTCGAGGAGCAGGACCTGGAAACCGTGCTCCTCTTCGCCGAGCCGGTGGCCGTGGCCCTCGAGAACGCGTTCCTGTTCCAGAAGGTGCGCCAGCTCTCCCTCGTGGACGACCTCACCCAGCTCTACAACTCGCGCCACCTCCGGCAGGCCCTCGAGGTGGAAATCACCCGGGGGCGGCGCTACCGGTACCCCGTGGCGGTGCTTTTCCTCGACCTGGACGGTTTCAAGCAGGTCAACGACCGCTTCGGGCACCTGGTGGGCAGCGAGACCCTGCGGATCGTGGGTGAGATCCTGAGGCACGGGGTGCGCAACGTCGACGTGGTGGCCCGCTATGGAGGGGACGAGTTCACCATCGTCCTTCCCAACACCGACGCCGAGGGAGCCCTCCTCGTGGCCGAGCGCCTGCGGGAGGCCATCCTGTCCCACGACTACGGGTCCAACCCCGGCTTCGATTTCACCCTTTCCGCCTCCTTCGGCATCTCGTGCTTCCCGGCCCACGGCGAGACGCCGGAACTGCTCATCCAGCGGGCCGACCAGGCCATGTACAAGGTCAAGGAATCCACCAAGAACCGGTGCGCGATCTACAGTCAGGAGCCGTGAATGCCATTCAGTCTTCGGTCGCCCTTCTCTTTCCTCTCCAACGATCTCGCCATCGACCTGGGAACGGCCTACACCCTGGTCTACGTCAAGGGCAAGGGGATCGTCGTCCAGGAGCCCTCCATCGTGGCCGTGAACCAGAAGACCGGCAAAGTGGAAGCCGTGGGAACCGAGGCGAAGGAGATGCTCGGGCGCACCCCCGGAAATATCCTGGCCATCAAGCCCATGAAAGACGGCGTCATCGCCGATTTCGAGCACACCGAGCGCATGCTCGATTATTTCATCAAGAAGGCCCACAACCGTAAGGTCATCGTCCGACCCCGCATCGTGATCTGCATCCCGAGCCAGATCACCCAGGTTGAAAAGCGCGCCGTGCGCGACTCGGCCTACCGGGCCAAGGCATCCTACGTGGCCATGGTGGAGGAGCCCATGGCCGCCGCCATCGGAGCCGGAATGCCCATCACCGAGCCCACCGGAAACCTCATCGTGGACATCGGCGGAGGGACAACGGACGTGGCGGTCATCTCCATGGCGGGCATCGTCTACTCGCGCACGGTGCGGGTTGCGGGCAACGAGATGGACGAGGCCATCGTCCAGTACATCAAGAAGAAGTACAACCTCCTCATCGGCGAGCGGACCTCCGAGGAAATCAAGATCCGCATCGGATCGGCCTACCCGCTCGACAAGGAGGAGACCATGGAGGTCAAGGGCCGCGACCTCGTGGACGGAATCCCCAAGACCCTCGCCATCGCCACCGAGGAGATTCGCGAGGCCCTGTCGGAGACCGTCTCGATCATCATCGACGCGGTGAAGCAGGCCCTGGAGCAGACCCCCCCCGAACTGGCCGCGGACATCGTGGACCGGGGTATCGTCCTCACGGGCGGCGGGGCCCTTCTGCGGAACCTCGACAAGCGCCTGCGCGAGGAGACGGGCCTCCCCGTCCTCATCGCGGACGACCCCCTCTCCTCGGTGGTCCTCGGCGCCGGCAAGATGCTGGACGACTTCGACCTCCTCAAGCGGGTCGCCCTCGACTGATGGCCTCTCCGCCCCTCGCTCGCCGGCCCGTCGCGCTGATGCTCCTGCTGGTGGCCG
It encodes:
- a CDS encoding rod shape-determining protein → MPFSLRSPFSFLSNDLAIDLGTAYTLVYVKGKGIVVQEPSIVAVNQKTGKVEAVGTEAKEMLGRTPGNILAIKPMKDGVIADFEHTERMLDYFIKKAHNRKVIVRPRIVICIPSQITQVEKRAVRDSAYRAKASYVAMVEEPMAAAIGAGMPITEPTGNLIVDIGGGTTDVAVISMAGIVYSRTVRVAGNEMDEAIVQYIKKKYNLLIGERTSEEIKIRIGSAYPLDKEETMEVKGRDLVDGIPKTLAIATEEIREALSETVSIIIDAVKQALEQTPPELAADIVDRGIVLTGGGALLRNLDKRLREETGLPVLIADDPLSSVVLGAGKMLDDFDLLKRVALD